From a region of the Odoribacter splanchnicus DSM 20712 genome:
- a CDS encoding potassium/proton antiporter: MIIDTGNILLIGAVLLFFSIIAGKAGFRFGVPVLLLFLGVGMLFGSDGLGIQFNNPHGAQFIGMIALSIILFSGGMDTKYTEIKPVLGQGVILATLGVALTTAITGFFIYWITGLVSDFSALTLTESLLMAAVMSSTDSASVFSILRSKKQGLKEQLRPMLELESGSNDPMAYMLTLLLIQIIQTPAGETNLWYSFLMFIVQMSVGAVAGFLLGKMAVWLMNRLNIGNQSLYPILLLACVFFIFSITELVKGNGYLAVYIAGLVVGNHKIQHKKSVTTFFDGFTWLFQIVMFLTLGLLVNPRDLLPIAGLGLLVGFFMIILARPISVFLCLAPFRQMSTKAKVYVSWVGLRGAVPIIFATYPLIAQIPYASLIFNVVFFITIVSLLIQGTTVSYMANLLNLSEKEPKQGNDFGMELPEEIKSAMSEIEVADNLLANGNRLMDLSLPDNTLVVMVKRGNNFFIPRGGTGLDIGDKLLVITDNDEELMKTYKNLGINEYMIQKNS, encoded by the coding sequence ATGATCATCGACACAGGCAATATCCTATTGATAGGAGCTGTTCTCCTTTTTTTCAGTATTATCGCCGGTAAGGCCGGTTTTCGTTTCGGAGTTCCCGTTCTGTTATTATTCCTCGGTGTAGGTATGTTATTCGGTAGCGACGGCTTGGGAATACAATTCAATAATCCTCATGGAGCGCAGTTCATCGGTATGATTGCTCTGAGTATCATCTTGTTTTCGGGTGGTATGGATACCAAATACACAGAAATCAAACCTGTACTGGGCCAAGGAGTCATACTCGCCACCCTCGGGGTGGCACTGACAACAGCCATTACCGGTTTCTTTATTTATTGGATTACCGGTCTCGTATCCGATTTTTCTGCTCTCACGCTGACTGAATCTTTGCTAATGGCAGCAGTGATGTCATCTACCGACTCGGCGTCGGTATTTTCCATCCTGCGAAGTAAAAAACAAGGATTGAAAGAACAACTCCGTCCTATGCTCGAACTCGAAAGCGGAAGTAACGATCCCATGGCTTATATGCTGACGTTATTGCTCATCCAAATTATACAAACTCCTGCAGGTGAAACAAACCTATGGTATTCCTTCCTGATGTTTATCGTTCAGATGAGTGTCGGAGCCGTAGCCGGTTTCTTACTGGGAAAAATGGCCGTATGGCTGATGAACCGGTTGAATATCGGCAACCAATCTCTCTATCCCATTCTACTGTTAGCCTGTGTATTCTTTATCTTCTCTATCACCGAGCTGGTGAAGGGAAATGGCTACCTGGCCGTATACATCGCGGGGTTGGTCGTAGGCAATCACAAGATTCAGCACAAGAAAAGCGTCACCACCTTCTTCGATGGATTCACCTGGCTTTTCCAGATCGTCATGTTCCTTACCTTAGGCTTACTGGTCAATCCACGTGACTTGCTGCCCATTGCAGGACTGGGTTTATTGGTGGGTTTTTTCATGATCATTCTGGCACGTCCCATCAGTGTCTTTTTATGCCTGGCTCCTTTCAGGCAAATGAGTACCAAAGCCAAAGTATATGTTTCCTGGGTCGGTCTCCGGGGCGCCGTTCCGATCATTTTCGCCACCTATCCGCTGATCGCCCAGATTCCCTATGCTTCCCTGATTTTCAATGTCGTATTTTTCATTACGATCGTATCTCTGTTGATCCAGGGAACCACAGTCAGCTATATGGCTAACTTGTTGAACTTATCGGAAAAAGAACCCAAACAAGGTAATGATTTCGGCATGGAACTACCGGAAGAAATCAAATCGGCCATGTCAGAAATCGAAGTTGCGGACAACCTGCTGGCCAACGGAAACCGTCTGATGGACCTGAGTCTACCGGACAATACACTGGTAGTTATGGTTAAACGGGGAAATAACTTTTTTATCCCAAGAGGAGGTACCGGTTTAGATATCGGTGATAAACTTCTTGTTATCACAGACAATGACGAAGAATTAATGAAAACCTATAAAAATTTAGGTATCAACGAATATATGATTCAAAAAAATTCATAA